From a single Labrus bergylta chromosome 14, fLabBer1.1, whole genome shotgun sequence genomic region:
- the LOC136182421 gene encoding leukocyte cell-derived chemotaxin-2-like: protein MRTPLRVCVTAALLVCYILSSCATEHEVSKGEKLQSPDSHIKVMRNYTEPDVRRPKPATQRKKAKKSGHQRVSMGPRSDISCTRLGGTCQPHRYICQGRYLEDKCSGAKKRQCCARVGAWTVFCAGHHKNRVRACDVHGCGTFISRRGNKLHKAVDLVCDDYGIVNTPFSGSLAGPVSRRDPAGNAFNGVRLLNDVYCVNIFNIRPYRYIGPVVQGEALGYLLPLQERFSGITSHLELQMCDGTDPSPFI, encoded by the exons ATGAGAACTCCTTTGAGGGTCTGTGTCACTGCAGCTCTGCTGGTCTGCT ACATCCTGTCGAGCTGTGCTACCGAACACGAAGTGAGTAAAGGTGAAAAACTGCAAAGCCCTGACAGTCACATCAAGGTGATGAGAAATTACACAGAACCAGATGTCAGGAGACCTAAGCCAGCAACTCAGAGGAAGAAGGCAAAGAAGTCAGGACATCAGAGAGTTTCCATGGGACCGAGAAGTGACATCAGCTGCACCAGACTGGGAGGCACCTGCCAGCCACACAGATACATCTGCCAGGGCCGGTACCTGGAAGACAAGTGTTCAGGGGCCAAAAAGCGGCAGTGTTGTGCACGTG TTGGAGCCTGGACTGTCTTTTGTGCAGGGCACCACAAGAACAGAGTGAGGGCATGCGATGTGCACGGCTGTGGAACTTTTATCTCGAGAAG AGGTAACAAGCTCCATAAAGCTGTGGACCTTGTGTGTGATGACTATGGTATTGTCAACACTCCATTCTCAGGCTCTCTGGCAGGTCCAGTGAGTCGGAGAGACCCTGCTGGGAATGCGTTCAATGGGGTCAGACTTCTGAATGATG TGTACTGTGTGAACATCTTCAACATCCGTCCTTACCGTTACATCGGCCCTGTGGTTCAAGGAGAAGCCTTGGGTTATCTGCTGCCGCTTCAGGAACGCTTCTCTGGAATCACTTCGCACCTGGAGCTGCAAATGTGTGATGGCACTGACCCTTCACCTTTCATCTAA